A single Mangrovimonas sp. YM274 DNA region contains:
- a CDS encoding FKBP-type peptidyl-prolyl cis-trans isomerase, with the protein MKLKNYHVILLGVILSFVSCNKDDDGTTSIPERDREEQQLTDKDSLMGYFETHYYNASTFATPGNFSLSDLIITELPTDEDGNYLELPDPENNTLLIDAVETHLTTYQETEYEYYILRLNQGGGDMPHFSDSVLANYSGNTMDGEVFDSTVNADSDFDLLSVIPGWREVLPQFSAATSFVENGDGTVTYEGYGFGAMFLPSGLGYFSSAQSGIPSYSNLIFKFELYQTEVNDHDSDGVPSYLEDLDGDKDLYNDDTDGDEVPNFLDVDDDGDDVLTKHEDLNNDGDPTNDLNSEGVPLYLDENSTESNQD; encoded by the coding sequence ATGAAATTAAAAAATTACCATGTAATATTGCTGGGAGTGATTTTGTCCTTTGTGTCTTGTAATAAGGATGATGACGGAACGACCTCGATTCCAGAAAGAGACCGAGAGGAACAACAATTGACCGATAAGGATTCTTTAATGGGGTATTTTGAAACTCATTATTATAACGCTTCTACTTTTGCAACTCCTGGTAATTTTTCATTGTCAGATTTGATAATAACCGAATTACCAACGGATGAAGATGGGAATTATTTAGAGCTACCGGATCCAGAGAACAATACTTTGTTAATTGATGCTGTAGAAACCCATTTAACCACCTACCAGGAAACCGAATACGAATACTATATTTTAAGGTTGAATCAAGGAGGAGGTGATATGCCTCACTTTTCAGACAGCGTATTGGCCAACTATTCTGGGAATACAATGGATGGAGAAGTATTTGATAGTACTGTAAATGCCGATTCGGATTTTGATTTACTTAGTGTAATACCTGGGTGGAGGGAAGTGTTGCCTCAATTTAGTGCCGCAACTTCATTTGTTGAAAATGGAGATGGAACGGTAACGTATGAAGGCTATGGTTTTGGAGCCATGTTTTTGCCTTCAGGTTTAGGATATTTTTCTTCGGCACAAAGCGGAATACCTTCATATTCCAATTTAATATTCAAGTTTGAATTGTATCAAACGGAAGTTAATGATCATGACAGTGATGGGGTGCCATCGTATTTGGAAGATTTGGATGGAGATAAGGATTTATATAATGATGATACCGACGGTGATGAAGTTCCAAACTTTTTGGATGTGGATGATGATGGTGATGATGTATTAACAAAGCATGAGGATTTAAATAATGATGGTGACCCAACTAACGATTTAAATAGTGAAGGAGTTCCTCTTTATTTAGATGAAAACTCCACTGAATCTAATCAAGATTAG